The following are encoded in a window of Camelus ferus isolate YT-003-E chromosome 20, BCGSAC_Cfer_1.0, whole genome shotgun sequence genomic DNA:
- the LY6G5B gene encoding lymphocyte antigen 6 complex locus protein G5b, with amino-acid sequence MDCPSPQNSIMKAHMLVGVLVMVGFTVGKAPVPELRTCHLCLLEDPSVGCISGSEKCTVSSASPCMVITIYYETKVRFFIRGCGQYNSYRCQEKRSTYFPEYWYQAECCQYDYCNSWSSPQVQGSLPEPTDGSLPRPLSKSQIQWFYQALNLSLPLPSFHAEKKPEGLDPLAAPPLNLSLSIAELRRIYLFLNNSGLLVLPQAEP; translated from the exons ATGGactgcccttctccccagaaTTCCATAATGAAGGCCCATATGCTTGTAGGTGTGCTGGTCATGGTGGGATTCACAGTGGGAAAGG CTCCTGTTCCTGAACTCCGGACCTGCCACCTCTGCCTCTTGGAAGATCCTTCTGTAGGATGCATTTCAGGCTCGGAGAAGTGCACTGTCAGCAGTGCATCCCCATGCATGGTGATCACCATCTATTATG AGACCAAGGTTCGCTTCTTCATCCGAGGCTGTGGACAGTATAATTCTTACCGCTGCCAAGAAAAACGCTCCACCTACTTCCCAGAGTACTGGTACCAGGCTGAGTGCTGCCAGTACGACTACTGCAACTCCTGGTCCAGCCCCCAGGTCCAGGGCTCCCTGCCTGAGCCCACTGACGGGTCCCTGCCCCGGCCCCTGTCCAAGTCCCAGATCCAGTGGTTCTACCAGGCCCTGAACCTCTCACTGCCCCTGCCCAGCTTCCATGCTGAGAAGAAGCCTGAAGGCCTGGACCCCCTGGCCGCCCCACCCCTGAACCTGAGCTTGTCCATTGCTGAGCTGCGCCGCATATACTTGTTCCTCAACAATTCAGGACTTTTGGTTCTTCCCCAGGCTGAGCCCTGA